One Lepus europaeus isolate LE1 chromosome 7, mLepTim1.pri, whole genome shotgun sequence DNA segment encodes these proteins:
- the CFAP300 gene encoding cilia- and flagella-associated protein 300 isoform X1 codes for MASGEPRTSGGYYFRFLPQRTFQFLSAREITSRLRQWSMLGRMEAQAFGFDQTFLAYRKDDFFMAFFKHPNVIPNLKLLSDSSGQWVTLGTEVKKIEAINVPCRQLSMSFFDRLYDENIVRDSGHIVKCLDSFCDPFLISDELRKVLLEEDSEKYEVFSQPDREEFLFCLFKHLCLGGSLCQYEDEIYPYLETTKFIYKDLVSVRKNPQTKKIQITSSVFKVTAYDSAGMCYPSTKHHEQTFSYFIVDPIKRHVNVLYHCFGVGEMS; via the exons ATGGCGTCCGGAGAGCCGAGGACCTCGGGTGGCTACTATTTCAGGTTCCTGCCTCAGAGAACCTTCCAGTTCCTGAGCGCCCGGGAGATCACCAGCCGGCTTCGGCAGTG GTCGATGCTGGGCAGAATGGAGGCGCAGGCGTTCGGGTTTGACCAGACTTTTCTGGCCTATCGGAAGGATGATTTCTTTATG GCTTTTTTCAAACACCCAAATGTTATTCCCAATCTGAAGTTACTTTCAGATTCTTCCGGACAGTGGGTTACATTag GAACTgaagtgaaaaaaattgaagctaTAAATGTTCCTTGCAGACAGCTTTCAATGTCATTTTTTGATCGGTTATATGATGAAAATATTGTCCGAGACAGTGGACATATCGTTAAGTGTTTAGATTCTTTTTGCGACCCATTTCTCATTTCTGATGAGTTACGAAAA GTTTTATTAGAGGAAGACTCAGAAAAATATGAAGTATTCAGCCAACCAGACAGAGAAGAGTTcctgttttgtctttttaaacatCTTTGCCTTGGTGGATCCCTTTGTCAGTATGAAGATGAGATTTATCCATATCTGGAAACTACAAAGTTTATCTATAAGGATCTGGTGAG tGTTCGAAAGAATCCTCaaaccaagaaaatacaaattaccTCTTCTGTCTTTAAAGTTACAGCATAT GATTCTGCTGGTATGTGCTATCCTTCAACAAAGCATCATGAACAAACATTTTCTTACTTTATTGTGGATCCTATCAAGCGTCATGTTAACGTTTTATATCACTGTTTTGGTGTGGGGGAAATGTCCTGA
- the CFAP300 gene encoding cilia- and flagella-associated protein 300 isoform X2, translating to MASGEPRTSGGYYFRSMLGRMEAQAFGFDQTFLAYRKDDFFMAFFKHPNVIPNLKLLSDSSGQWVTLGTEVKKIEAINVPCRQLSMSFFDRLYDENIVRDSGHIVKCLDSFCDPFLISDELRKVLLEEDSEKYEVFSQPDREEFLFCLFKHLCLGGSLCQYEDEIYPYLETTKFIYKDLVSVRKNPQTKKIQITSSVFKVTAYDSAGMCYPSTKHHEQTFSYFIVDPIKRHVNVLYHCFGVGEMS from the exons ATGGCGTCCGGAGAGCCGAGGACCTCGGGTGGCTACTATTTCAG GTCGATGCTGGGCAGAATGGAGGCGCAGGCGTTCGGGTTTGACCAGACTTTTCTGGCCTATCGGAAGGATGATTTCTTTATG GCTTTTTTCAAACACCCAAATGTTATTCCCAATCTGAAGTTACTTTCAGATTCTTCCGGACAGTGGGTTACATTag GAACTgaagtgaaaaaaattgaagctaTAAATGTTCCTTGCAGACAGCTTTCAATGTCATTTTTTGATCGGTTATATGATGAAAATATTGTCCGAGACAGTGGACATATCGTTAAGTGTTTAGATTCTTTTTGCGACCCATTTCTCATTTCTGATGAGTTACGAAAA GTTTTATTAGAGGAAGACTCAGAAAAATATGAAGTATTCAGCCAACCAGACAGAGAAGAGTTcctgttttgtctttttaaacatCTTTGCCTTGGTGGATCCCTTTGTCAGTATGAAGATGAGATTTATCCATATCTGGAAACTACAAAGTTTATCTATAAGGATCTGGTGAG tGTTCGAAAGAATCCTCaaaccaagaaaatacaaattaccTCTTCTGTCTTTAAAGTTACAGCATAT GATTCTGCTGGTATGTGCTATCCTTCAACAAAGCATCATGAACAAACATTTTCTTACTTTATTGTGGATCCTATCAAGCGTCATGTTAACGTTTTATATCACTGTTTTGGTGTGGGGGAAATGTCCTGA